Proteins from a genomic interval of Rhodococcus rhodochrous:
- a CDS encoding tautomerase family protein, which produces MPSTLIEVRTRHDRDVETGMIDAVHDALVAAFRIPAADKHIRLVVHEPGRFAVPPTLTSPELYTLVIVDCFAGRSVDAKRHLYREITERLGAFAIPADHVTVIVRDIPTESWGIRAGQAACDVDLGFTVDV; this is translated from the coding sequence ATGCCCAGCACGCTCATCGAGGTTCGTACCCGCCACGACCGCGACGTCGAGACCGGCATGATCGACGCAGTCCACGACGCGCTCGTCGCCGCCTTCCGAATCCCGGCGGCCGACAAGCACATCCGGCTCGTGGTTCACGAACCCGGACGCTTCGCGGTGCCGCCGACCCTGACCTCGCCCGAGCTCTACACCCTCGTGATCGTCGACTGCTTCGCCGGGCGCAGCGTGGACGCCAAGCGTCACCTCTACCGCGAGATCACCGAGCGGCTGGGCGCATTCGCGATCCCCGCCGACCACGTGACCGTGATCGTGCGCGACATCCCGACCGAGAGTTGGGGGATCCGCGCCGGACAGGCTGCCTGCGATGTGGACCTCGGCTTCACCGTCGACGTGTGA